From the Streptococcus oralis ATCC 35037 genome, one window contains:
- a CDS encoding AAA family ATPase translates to MHIFIIGAPASGKMTIGQELSRKTNATLFYNHKAIDFALEIYQDYTEEMWEFVRGITFSFLGARARNQRSVILTDVINFSNQYQLLYLKQIQDLLDDYHQEILFVELETSLEERIHRNRTENRLKHKPLKRHIEVSEREILETAETLQLNSQHQPNELYHYLKINNTNLSAEEVAKQIQNKMNTIEKGQTHV, encoded by the coding sequence ATGCACATTTTCATCATTGGGGCTCCGGCTTCTGGGAAAATGACGATTGGCCAAGAGTTATCTCGAAAGACAAATGCTACCCTCTTTTATAACCATAAAGCTATCGATTTTGCACTAGAAATCTATCAGGACTACACAGAGGAAATGTGGGAATTTGTTCGTGGAATTACCTTTTCTTTCCTTGGAGCAAGAGCTCGGAATCAGCGATCTGTGATTTTAACAGACGTAATTAATTTTTCAAATCAGTACCAGCTACTGTATTTGAAGCAAATTCAGGATTTGTTGGATGACTATCATCAAGAGATTCTGTTTGTGGAGTTGGAAACAAGTCTTGAGGAGCGCATACATCGAAATCGAACGGAGAATCGATTAAAGCACAAACCCTTAAAACGACATATTGAGGTATCTGAAAGAGAAATTTTGGAGACTGCTGAAACACTTCAATTAAATTCCCAACATCAACCGAACGAGTTGTACCACTACCTTAAAATAAATAATACGAATCTGTCTGCAGAAGAAGTTGCGAAGCAGATTCAAAATAAAATGAATACAATAGAGAAAGGACAAACACATGTCTAA
- a CDS encoding GNAT family N-acetyltransferase, whose protein sequence is MTRAELPERIETERLVLRVRTVADVVDIFDYANRPEVSYPAGFPPVKTLEDEIYYLEHILPERNEKNNLPAGYGIVAKGTDKVIGSVDFPRRHEDDVLEIGYILHPDYWGRGYVPEAARTLIDLAFKELNLHKIELTCFGYNVQSQRVAEKLGFTLEARIRDRKDAQGNRCDSLIYGLLRSEWEVV, encoded by the coding sequence ATGACAAGAGCAGAGTTGCCAGAACGTATAGAAACCGAACGGCTAGTCTTACGAGTCCGTACCGTGGCTGATGTTGTGGATATCTTTGACTATGCCAATAGGCCAGAAGTTTCCTACCCAGCAGGCTTTCCTCCCGTCAAGACCTTGGAAGATGAGATTTATTATCTGGAGCATATCCTTCCCGAGCGTAATGAAAAGAACAATCTCCCAGCGGGCTATGGAATTGTCGCTAAAGGAACCGATAAGGTCATCGGCTCTGTTGATTTCCCTCGTCGTCACGAGGATGATGTCTTGGAGATTGGCTATATCTTACATCCAGACTATTGGGGACGAGGTTATGTGCCCGAAGCGGCACGTACCTTGATTGATTTAGCTTTTAAAGAATTGAACCTACACAAGATTGAACTAACTTGTTTTGGTTACAATGTCCAAAGTCAACGAGTCGCTGAGAAACTTGGCTTTACCTTAGAAGCTCGCATAAGAGACCGCAAAGATGCCCAAGGAAATCGCTGTGACAGTCTGATATATGGCTTGCTGAGGAGTGAGTGGGAGGTGGTTTGA
- a CDS encoding helix-hairpin-helix domain-containing protein, which yields MSKKLQRKKQLRNSLRRSGAFSSTVTKVVEETKKVVKHAEKSASEAGKVVSKKVEQAVEATKEQAQKVANSVEDFAATLGGLSVDRAKAFYDEGIKSAADFKNWTEKELLALKGIGPATIKKLKEHGISFK from the coding sequence ATGTCAAAGAAACTCCAACGTAAAAAACAATTGCGAAATAGCCTTCGTCGTTCAGGTGCCTTTTCAAGTACGGTGACCAAAGTTGTCGAAGAGACCAAGAAAGTCGTGAAACACGCAGAAAAATCTGCCAGCGAAGCAGGAAAAGTTGTCTCTAAAAAAGTGGAACAGGCAGTAGAAGCGACTAAGGAACAAGCTCAAAAAGTAGCCAATTCTGTAGAAGATTTCGCAGCTACTTTGGGTGGCCTCTCAGTAGATCGTGCCAAGGCTTTCTACGATGAAGGCATCAAGTCGGCTGCTGACTTTAAAAATTGGACTGAAAAAGAACTCCTTGCCTTGAAGGGAATCGGCCCAGCTACCATTAAGAAATTAAAAGAGCATGGAATCAGCTTCAAGTAA
- a CDS encoding DUF898 family protein → MNNESYFDGGLLSYVGHTILVMLIMGFTAEIATPWAVCMMQNWKVKHTVIDGRRLYFDGTGSQLFGNWIKWFLLTIITLGIYSFWLHIKMEQWITKHTHHV, encoded by the coding sequence ATGAATAACGAGAGTTACTTTGACGGCGGTCTTTTGAGCTACGTTGGACATACTATCCTAGTCATGCTTATCATGGGATTTACTGCCGAAATTGCTACGCCTTGGGCAGTTTGCATGATGCAAAACTGGAAGGTTAAGCACACTGTCATCGATGGACGTCGCCTTTATTTTGATGGAACAGGTTCTCAATTATTCGGGAACTGGATTAAGTGGTTCCTGCTCACCATCATCACCTTGGGCATCTATTCATTCTGGTTGCATATCAAAATGGAACAATGGATCACCAAACACACACATCATGTATAA
- a CDS encoding DUF1912 family protein encodes MSYEQEFMKEFEAWVNTQIMINDMAHKESQKVYEEDQDERAKDAMIRYESRLDAYQFLLGKFENFKAGKGFHDLPEGLFGERNY; translated from the coding sequence ATGAGTTACGAACAGGAATTTATGAAGGAATTTGAAGCTTGGGTCAATACCCAGATCATGATCAACGACATGGCGCACAAGGAAAGTCAAAAGGTCTACGAAGAAGACCAAGACGAACGTGCCAAAGATGCCATGATTCGCTACGAAAGTCGCTTGGATGCCTACCAGTTCTTGCTTGGTAAGTTCGAAAATTTCAAGGCAGGCAAGGGATTCCATGATTTGCCAGAAGGATTGTTTGGCGAACGGAATTATTAA
- a CDS encoding DUF438 domain-containing protein, producing MADERIHILRDILLELHNGASPESVQERFDATFTGVSAIEISLMEHELMNSDSGVTFEDVMELCDVHANLFKNAVKGVEVEDTEHPGHPVRVFKDENLALRAALIRIRRLLDTYESMEDEEMLAEMRKGLVRQMGLLGQFGIHYQRKEELFFPIMERYGHDSPPKVMWGVDDQIRELFQTALTTAKALPEVSINTVKEAFEAFATEFESMIFKEESILLMILLESFTQDDWIQIAEESDAYGYAIIRPSEKWVPERQSFVEEKSAEEPVQLDTAEGQVQQVIDTPEGQFTITFTPKEKEAVLDRHSQQAFGNGYLSVEQANLILNHLPMEITFVNKDDIFQYYNDNAPADEMIFKRTPSQVGRNVELCHPPKYLEKVKAVMKGLREGVKDKYEMWFKSDSRGKFVHITYAAVHDENGEFQGVLEYVQDIQPYREIDTDFFRGLE from the coding sequence ATGGCAGATGAACGGATTCATATCCTACGGGATATTTTGTTAGAATTGCACAATGGTGCCTCTCCTGAGTCAGTTCAGGAGCGTTTTGATGCGACCTTTACGGGTGTTTCAGCCATCGAGATTTCCCTCATGGAGCACGAGCTGATGAACTCAGACTCAGGTGTCACCTTTGAAGATGTCATGGAGCTCTGTGATGTCCATGCCAATCTTTTTAAAAACGCTGTTAAGGGCGTCGAAGTAGAGGACACCGAACACCCTGGCCATCCAGTTCGCGTCTTCAAGGATGAAAATCTGGCTCTCCGTGCAGCCTTGATTCGCATTCGGAGACTGTTGGATACCTATGAGTCTATGGAAGATGAGGAAATGCTGGCAGAGATGCGCAAGGGCTTGGTCCGTCAAATGGGGCTGTTGGGGCAATTTGGCATCCATTATCAGCGCAAGGAAGAGCTCTTTTTTCCCATCATGGAGCGCTATGGTCACGATTCACCTCCTAAAGTTATGTGGGGGGTGGATGACCAGATTAGGGAACTCTTTCAAACAGCTCTAACGACGGCTAAGGCACTACCAGAAGTGTCGATTAACACTGTAAAGGAAGCTTTTGAAGCTTTTGCGACAGAGTTTGAAAGTATGATTTTCAAGGAAGAGTCCATCCTCCTCATGATTCTTCTTGAGTCCTTCACTCAGGATGATTGGATTCAGATTGCGGAGGAGAGCGATGCCTACGGCTATGCCATCATCCGTCCGTCAGAGAAATGGGTGCCAGAACGTCAGAGTTTCGTTGAGGAAAAAAGTGCAGAAGAGCCCGTACAACTAGACACGGCTGAAGGTCAAGTTCAGCAAGTTATCGATACACCAGAAGGACAGTTCACCATTACCTTTACCCCTAAGGAAAAGGAAGCAGTGTTGGATCGTCATAGTCAACAGGCTTTTGGAAATGGCTATCTCTCCGTCGAGCAGGCTAACCTCATCCTCAATCATCTCCCTATGGAGATTACCTTTGTCAATAAAGACGATATTTTCCAGTATTATAATGACAATGCGCCAGCTGATGAGATGATTTTTAAACGGACGCCGTCCCAAGTCGGTCGCAATGTTGAACTTTGCCATCCGCCCAAGTATCTAGAAAAGGTGAAGGCCGTTATGAAAGGTCTTCGTGAAGGGGTCAAGGACAAGTATGAAATGTGGTTCAAGTCAGATTCGCGAGGCAAGTTTGTCCACATTACCTATGCTGCGGTACACGATGAAAACGGGGAATTCCAAGGCGTGTTGGAGTATGTTCAGGATATCCAGCCCTACCGAGAGATTGATACGGACTTCTTCCGTGGATTAGAATAA
- a CDS encoding DUF1858 domain-containing protein codes for MDNIIDVSIPVAEVVDKHPEVLEILVELGFKPLANPLMRNTVGRKVSLKQGSKLEGTPMDKIVRTLEANGYEVIGLD; via the coding sequence ATGGACAATATCATCGATGTGTCAATACCCGTTGCAGAAGTGGTAGACAAGCACCCAGAAGTTTTGGAAATCCTAGTGGAGCTCGGTTTTAAACCACTTGCTAATCCCTTGATGCGCAATACAGTCGGTCGCAAAGTATCGCTTAAGCAGGGTTCTAAACTTGAAGGAACGCCTATGGACAAGATTGTCCGCACGCTAGAAGCGAACGGCTATGAAGTGATTGGATTAGACTAA
- the rbfA gene encoding 30S ribosome-binding factor RbfA, whose protein sequence is MANHFRTDRVGMEIKREVNEILQKKVRDPRVQGVTITDVQMLGDLSVAKVYYTILSNLASDNQKAQIGLEKATGTIKRELGRNLKLYKIPDLTFVKDESIEYGNKIDEMLRNLDKN, encoded by the coding sequence ATGGCAAATCATTTCCGTACGGATCGTGTGGGCATGGAAATCAAGCGTGAAGTCAATGAGATTTTGCAAAAGAAGGTCCGTGATCCGCGTGTCCAAGGTGTGACCATCACAGATGTTCAGATGCTAGGTGACTTGTCTGTAGCCAAGGTTTACTACACCATTTTGAGTAACCTTGCTTCGGATAACCAAAAAGCTCAAATCGGGCTTGAAAAAGCAACTGGTACTATCAAACGTGAACTTGGTCGCAATTTGAAATTGTACAAAATCCCAGATTTGACCTTCGTCAAAGACGAATCCATCGAATATGGAAACAAGATTGACGAGATGCTACGCAATCTGGATAAGAACTAA
- the infB gene encoding translation initiation factor IF-2, translating to MSKKRLYEIAKELGKESKEVVARAKELGLDVKSHSSSVEAAAAEQIAASFKPAPAPKAEAKPAAPKASVEKKAEKPASSKPAAAKEESKSATPAAPKEEKVVAARPQSRNFKAEREARAKEQAERRKQNKGNNRDQQQNGNRQKNDGRNGGKPGQGNRDNRRFNDQGKKPQGQGNRGNDRRQQQDFQPKQAGPRVDFKARAAALKAEQNAEYARSSEERFKQSQAAKEALAQANKRKEPEEIFEEAAKLAEQTQPAVTVAPVAKEAPVDTRRKKQARPDKERDDYDHEEDGPRKQQKNRSSQNQVRNQRNSNWNNNKKNKKGNKQNNRNQTPKPVTERKFHELPTEFEYTDGMTVAEIAKRIKREPAEIVKKLFMMGVMATQNQSLDGETIELLMVDYGIEAKQKVEVDNADIERFFVEDGYLNEDELVERPPVVTIMGHVDHGKTTLLDTLRNSRVATGEAGGITQHIGAYQIVENGKKITFLDTPGHAAFTSMRARGASVTDITILVVAADDGVMPQTIEAINHSKAANVPIIVAINKIDKPGANPERVIGELAEHGVMSTAWGGDSEFVEISAKFNQNIEELLETVLLVAEIQELKADPTVRAIGTVIEARLDKGKGAVATLLVQQGTLNVQDPIVVGNTFGRVRAMTNDLGRRVKVAGPSTPVSITGLNEAPMAGDHFAVYEDEKSARAAGEERAKRALMKQRQATQRVSLENLFDTLKAGELKSVNVIIKADVQGSVEALSASLQKIDVEGVKVTIVHSAVGAINESDVTLAEASNAFIVGFNVRPTPQARQQAEADDVEIRLHSIIYKVIEEMEEAMKGMLDPEFEEKVIGEAVIRETFKVSKVGTIGGFMVINGKVTRDSKVRVIRDGVVIYDGELASLKHYKDDVKEVTNGREGGLMIDGYNDIKTDDVIEAYVMEEIKR from the coding sequence TTGTCTAAGAAAAGATTGTACGAAATCGCAAAAGAGCTTGGAAAAGAAAGTAAAGAAGTTGTAGCGCGTGCAAAAGAGTTGGGCTTGGATGTGAAAAGCCACTCATCGAGCGTGGAAGCTGCTGCTGCTGAGCAAATCGCAGCTAGCTTTAAACCTGCACCTGCTCCTAAAGCAGAAGCAAAACCTGCAGCACCAAAAGCAAGTGTAGAAAAGAAAGCTGAAAAGCCTGCATCATCTAAACCAGCTGCCGCAAAGGAAGAAAGCAAATCAGCTACACCTGCAGCTCCTAAGGAAGAAAAAGTAGTGGCCGCAAGACCACAGAGTCGAAACTTCAAGGCGGAGCGTGAGGCTCGTGCCAAAGAGCAGGCAGAGCGACGCAAACAAAACAAGGGCAACAACCGTGACCAACAACAAAACGGCAACCGTCAGAAAAATGACGGCCGTAATGGTGGTAAACCTGGTCAAGGGAACCGCGACAATCGCCGATTCAACGACCAAGGGAAAAAACCACAAGGTCAAGGGAATCGTGGCAATGATCGCCGTCAGCAACAAGACTTCCAGCCAAAACAAGCTGGACCACGTGTTGACTTTAAAGCCCGTGCAGCAGCCCTAAAAGCAGAGCAAAATGCAGAGTACGCACGCTCAAGCGAGGAGCGCTTCAAACAATCACAAGCTGCCAAAGAAGCCTTGGCTCAAGCTAACAAACGCAAGGAGCCAGAGGAAATCTTTGAAGAAGCTGCTAAGCTAGCTGAACAAACGCAGCCAGCAGTAACAGTAGCTCCTGTAGCGAAAGAAGCGCCAGTGGATACACGTCGTAAAAAACAAGCTCGACCAGACAAAGAACGTGATGATTATGATCACGAAGAAGATGGTCCTAGAAAACAACAAAAGAATCGAAGTAGTCAGAATCAAGTGAGAAATCAAAGAAATAGTAACTGGAATAACAACAAGAAAAATAAAAAAGGGAACAAGCAAAACAACCGTAACCAGACTCCAAAACCTGTTACAGAGCGTAAGTTCCATGAATTGCCAACAGAATTTGAGTATACAGATGGTATGACTGTTGCGGAAATCGCAAAACGTATCAAACGTGAACCAGCAGAAATCGTTAAGAAACTCTTTATGATGGGTGTCATGGCCACACAAAACCAATCCTTGGATGGAGAAACCATCGAACTCCTCATGGTGGATTACGGTATCGAAGCCAAACAAAAGGTTGAAGTGGATAATGCCGACATCGAACGTTTCTTCGTCGAAGATGGCTATCTTAATGAAGATGAATTGGTTGAACGTCCACCAGTTGTAACCATCATGGGACACGTTGACCATGGTAAAACAACCCTCTTGGATACCCTTCGTAACTCTCGTGTTGCAACAGGTGAAGCAGGTGGTATCACTCAGCATATCGGTGCCTACCAAATCGTGGAAAATGGCAAGAAGATTACCTTCCTTGATACACCAGGACACGCGGCCTTTACCTCTATGCGTGCGCGTGGTGCATCTGTTACCGATATTACCATCTTGGTCGTAGCGGCCGACGACGGGGTTATGCCTCAGACTATCGAAGCCATCAACCACTCAAAAGCGGCCAACGTTCCAATTATCGTGGCTATCAACAAGATTGATAAACCAGGTGCCAACCCAGAACGCGTTATCGGTGAATTGGCAGAGCATGGTGTTATGTCAACAGCTTGGGGTGGTGATTCTGAATTTGTTGAAATCTCAGCTAAATTCAACCAAAATATCGAAGAATTGTTGGAAACAGTCCTTCTTGTAGCTGAAATCCAAGAACTCAAGGCAGACCCAACAGTGCGTGCGATCGGTACAGTTATCGAAGCTCGTTTGGATAAAGGGAAAGGTGCGGTCGCAACCCTTCTTGTTCAACAAGGTACCTTGAATGTCCAAGACCCAATCGTTGTCGGAAATACCTTCGGTCGTGTCCGTGCTATGACCAATGACCTTGGTCGTCGTGTCAAGGTGGCTGGACCATCAACACCAGTTTCTATCACAGGTCTGAACGAAGCGCCAATGGCAGGTGACCACTTTGCCGTTTACGAAGATGAAAAATCTGCGCGTGCAGCCGGTGAAGAGCGTGCGAAACGTGCCCTCATGAAACAACGTCAAGCTACCCAACGTGTCAGCCTTGAAAACCTCTTTGATACACTTAAAGCTGGTGAGCTCAAGTCAGTTAATGTCATCATCAAGGCCGACGTACAAGGTTCTGTTGAAGCCCTTTCTGCCTCACTTCAAAAGATTGACGTAGAAGGTGTCAAAGTTACCATCGTTCACTCAGCGGTCGGTGCCATCAATGAGTCTGACGTGACTCTTGCCGAAGCTTCAAATGCCTTTATCGTTGGTTTCAACGTACGCCCTACACCACAAGCTCGTCAACAAGCGGAAGCTGACGATGTAGAAATCCGTCTCCACAGCATTATTTACAAGGTTATCGAAGAGATGGAAGAAGCTATGAAAGGGATGCTTGACCCAGAATTTGAAGAAAAAGTTATCGGTGAAGCAGTTATCCGTGAAACCTTCAAGGTATCTAAAGTGGGAACCATCGGTGGATTCATGGTTATCAACGGTAAGGTTACCCGTGACTCGAAAGTCCGTGTTATCCGTGACGGTGTCGTTATCTATGACGGTGAACTCGCAAGCTTGAAACATTACAAAGACGACGTTAAAGAAGTTACAAACGGTCGTGAAGGTGGATTGATGATTGATGGCTACAATGATATCAAGACTGATGATGTGATTGAGGCCTATGTCATGGAAGAAATCAAACGTTAA
- a CDS encoding YlxQ-related RNA-binding protein: MNKQKISNLLGLAQRAGRIISGEELVVKAIQDQKAKLVFLAHDAGPNLTKKIQDKSDYYQVEVITVFSTLELSIAVGKPRKVLAVTDAGFTKKMRSLME, from the coding sequence TTGAATAAGCAAAAGATAAGTAATCTCTTGGGACTTGCTCAACGAGCAGGCCGGATCATATCGGGTGAGGAATTGGTGGTTAAAGCCATCCAAGACCAGAAAGCCAAGCTAGTCTTTCTAGCCCATGATGCTGGTCCTAATCTGACCAAGAAGATTCAAGATAAAAGTGACTATTATCAAGTAGAAGTTATAACCGTGTTTTCAACACTGGAATTAAGCATAGCAGTCGGGAAACCGAGAAAGGTTTTGGCTGTGACAGATGCTGGATTTACAAAGAAAATGAGGTCTCTTATGGAATAG
- the rnpM gene encoding RNase P modulator RnpM, which translates to MKTRKIPLRKSVVSNEVIDKRDLLRIVKNKEGQVFIDPTGKANGRGAYIKLDNAEALEAKKKKVFNRSFNMEVEESFYDELIAYVDHKVKRRELGLE; encoded by the coding sequence ATGAAAACAAGAAAAATCCCTTTGCGCAAGTCTGTTGTATCCAACGAAGTGATTGATAAGCGTGATTTGCTCCGCATTGTCAAGAACAAAGAAGGGCAAGTCTTTATCGATCCGACAGGCAAGGCCAATGGTCGTGGCGCTTATATCAAGCTAGACAACGCAGAAGCCCTAGAGGCAAAAAAGAAGAAAGTCTTTAACCGCAGCTTTAACATGGAAGTGGAAGAAAGCTTTTATGACGAGTTGATCGCTTATGTGGATCACAAAGTGAAAAGAAGAGAGTTAGGACTTGAATAA
- the nusA gene encoding transcription termination factor NusA — MSKEMLEAFRILEEDKGIKKEDIIDAVVESLRSAYRRRYGQSDSVAIDFNEKTGDFTVYTVREVVDEVFDSRLEISLKDALAINSAYELGDKIKFEEAPAEFGRVAAQSAKQTIMEKMRKQTRAITYNTYKEHEQEIMSGTVERFDNRFIYVNLGSIEAQLSKQDQIPGEVFASHDRIEVYVYKVEDNPRGVNVFVSRSHPEMIKRLMEQEIPEVYDGTVEIMSVAREAGDRTKVAVRSHNPNVDAIGTIVGRGGANIKKITSKFHPARYDAKSDRMIPVEENIDVIEWVADPAEFIYNAIAPAEVDQVIFDENDSKRALVVVPDNKLSLAIGRRGQNVRLAAHLTGYRIDIKSASEFEAMEEAGQVDYAAADELIEE; from the coding sequence ATGAGTAAAGAAATGCTAGAGGCCTTCCGCATTTTGGAAGAAGACAAGGGAATCAAAAAAGAAGACATCATCGACGCAGTAGTAGAGTCGCTTCGTTCCGCTTATCGCAGACGCTATGGTCAATCTGACAGCGTAGCCATTGACTTCAATGAAAAGACAGGTGACTTTACAGTTTATACTGTCCGTGAAGTTGTTGATGAAGTGTTTGATAGCCGCTTGGAAATCAGCTTGAAAGATGCTCTTGCCATTAATTCAGCCTATGAACTTGGTGACAAAATCAAGTTCGAAGAAGCACCAGCTGAGTTTGGTCGTGTAGCAGCCCAGTCTGCTAAACAAACCATCATGGAAAAAATGCGCAAGCAAACACGTGCCATCACTTACAATACTTACAAAGAACATGAACAAGAAATCATGTCTGGTACAGTAGAACGATTTGACAACCGTTTCATTTATGTTAACCTTGGTAGCATCGAAGCCCAATTATCAAAACAAGACCAAATTCCTGGAGAGGTGTTTGCTTCCCATGACCGTATCGAAGTCTACGTTTACAAGGTTGAAGACAACCCTCGTGGTGTCAATGTCTTTGTTAGCCGTAGCCATCCTGAAATGATCAAACGCTTGATGGAGCAAGAAATTCCAGAAGTTTACGATGGAACTGTTGAAATCATGAGCGTAGCCCGCGAAGCTGGTGACCGTACGAAAGTTGCCGTTCGTAGCCACAATCCAAACGTGGACGCTATTGGGACAATCGTTGGACGTGGTGGTGCCAATATCAAGAAAATCACCAGCAAATTCCACCCAGCTCGTTACGATGCCAAGAGTGACCGTATGATTCCTGTTGAAGAAAACATCGACGTTATCGAGTGGGTAGCAGATCCAGCTGAGTTTATCTACAATGCCATCGCTCCTGCTGAGGTTGACCAAGTTATCTTTGATGAAAATGACAGCAAACGTGCCTTAGTCGTTGTGCCTGATAACAAGCTTTCTCTTGCTATCGGTCGTCGTGGACAAAACGTTCGCTTGGCGGCTCACTTGACGGGTTACCGTATCGATATCAAGTCTGCCAGTGAATTTGAAGCTATGGAAGAAGCAGGCCAAGTGGATTACGCAGCTGCGGACGAATTGATCGAAGAATAA